In Melopsittacus undulatus isolate bMelUnd1 chromosome 6, bMelUnd1.mat.Z, whole genome shotgun sequence, the following proteins share a genomic window:
- the LOC101879867 gene encoding LOW QUALITY PROTEIN: phospholipid scramblase 1 (The sequence of the model RefSeq protein was modified relative to this genomic sequence to represent the inferred CDS: deleted 1 base in 1 codon) encodes MAMQDKPDLAPGFSNINRVPGYQVPYGYPQHVPGTHQGVAGAGSYGFQVQAMRVPSELAVPPIQNQPIVKEGTIWMPIPPPLPNCPPGLQYLTQIDQILIHQQTELLEILTGFEKNNKYEIKNTLGQRVYFAAEDTECCTRNCCGPSRPFTIRIIDNLGHEVITLQRPLRCSLCCFPCCLQEMEVQAPPGTPVGYVVQNWHACLPKFTIQDEKRMDILKISGPCVPCSCCNDVNFEVKSVDETATVGRISKQWTGFLKEAFTDADNFGITFPMDLDVKMKAVMIGACFLIDFMFFEHGDDNQQRAGVWQ; translated from the exons ATGGCAATGCAAG ATAAACCTGACCTAGCACCTGGATTTTCAAACATTAACCGTGTGCCAGGATATCAAGTCCCCTATGGCTACCCTCAGCATGTACCTGGGACTCACCAAG GTGTCGCAGGTGCAGGGAGCTATGGCTTTCAGGTACAGGCCATGAGAGTCCCATCTGAACTTGCTGTTCCACCCATACAGAACCAGCCCATTGTGAAGGAGGGAACAATCTGGATgcccatccctcctcctcttcccaacTGCCCTCCTGGGCTGCAATACCTCACTCAG ATTGACCAGATATTAATTCATCAACAAACTGAACTTCTTGAGA ttttgactggctttgaaaaaaacaacaaatatgaAATCAAGAATACACTGGGGCAAAGGGTGTACTTTGCAGCAGAGGACACTGAGTGCTGTACCAGGAATTGCTGTGGGCCATCACGGCCCTTCACCATTCGGATTATAGACAACCTGGGCCATGAGGTGATAACACTGCAGAGGCCCCTCCGGTGTTCTTTatgctgctttccctgctgcttaCAGGAG aTGGAAGTTCAGGCACCACCAGGAACACCAGTTGGTTATGTTGTCCAGAACTGGCATGCCTGTCTGCCAAAGTTTACCATTCAAGATGAGAAAAGAATGGATATATTGAAAATTTCCGGCCCATGTGTTCCCTGCAGCTGTTGTAATGATGTTAATTTTGAG GTGAAATCTGTGGATGAGACTGCTACTGTTGGAAGGATTTCTAAGCAGTGGACTGGATTTTTGAAAGAAGCCTTTACAGATGCAGATAACTTTGGAATCACGTTCCCAATGGACCTTgatgtaaaaatgaaagctgtcaTGATCGGTGCTTGCTTCCTTATT GACTTCATGTTTTTTGAGCATGGTGAT GATAACCAACAGCGAGCAGGAGTTTGGCAATGA